Proteins from a single region of Thunnus albacares chromosome 16, fThuAlb1.1, whole genome shotgun sequence:
- the LOC122999315 gene encoding sphingosine-1-phosphate phosphatase 1-like, which yields MANDLVKSFVQMCSYLQEPCHVARFQRICGVKGTFPDKATKPDSGQLDPDLPGVRRRAQQGGHSVSLGNGAAAGDASVSRVNGMQGDVTAGAGPEGADADTPRAKPLRRNSLTGDVGQEFLIHNKFLFYLFTFGTELGNEMFFIVFFPFLYWNIDALVSRRLIIVWAWNLFVGQSTKDMVRWSRPASPPVVKVEVFYNSEYSMPSTHAMTGTAIPGCLFMLSYGRWQYPFLFGLCVALSWSILVCVSRVYMGMHSVLEVITGFLYSLLILAFFYEVLDKIDSFYMMNHYAPLVIIISHVSLGLVAFSLDSWSTSRGDTAQALGTGAGAALATHVNYQLGLLVDPPLTSLPLTLPSVSISLVVFSLLRFLIGVAVLLVTRMVMKALTIPFLCRLFGLPTDDLRQARQHMKVELPYRYIVYSVVGFSCVCVVPLLFRILNLA from the exons ATGGCGAACGACTTGGTGAAGTCGTTCGTGCAGATGTGCAGTTATCTGCAGGAGCCCTGCCATGTAGCGAGGTTTCAGAGGATCTGCGGCGTTAAGGGGACCTTCCCTGACAAAGCGACCAAGCCGGACAGCGGGCAGCTGGACCCGGACCTTCCCGGGGTGAGGAGGAGGGCGCAGCAGGGGGGACACAGCGTTAGTCTGGGGAACGGGGCCGCCGCCGGGGATGCGAGCGTATCGCGGGTTAATGGGATGCAGGGGGACGTTACCGCCGGAGCCGGGCCTGAAGGTGCAGACGCAGACACCCCAAGAGCAAAACCCCTCCGGAGAAACTCCCTGACCGGAGATGTGGGTCAAGAGTTCTTGATTCACAACAAGTTTCTGTTCTACCTGTTCACGTTTGGTACCGAGCTGGGCAACGAGATGTTCTTCATCGTCTTCTTCCCGTTTCTCTACTGGAACATCGACGCCCTGGTCAGCAGGAGGCTCATCATCGTCTGGGCCTGGAACCTGTTCGTGGGTCAGTCCACCAAGGATATGGTCCGCTGGTCCCGGCCGGCTTCCCCACCTGTGGTGAAGGTGGAGGTCTTCTACAACTCCGAGTACAGCATGCCCTCCACACACGCCATGACCGGCACCGCCATACCCGGCTGTCTCTTCATGTTGTCCTATGGACGGTGGCAG tACCCTTTCCTCTTCGGCTTGTGCGTGGCTCTCAGCTGGAGCATCCTGGTCTGTGTAAGCAGAGTCTACATGGGGATGCATTCGGTTCTG GAAGTGATCACTGGCTTCCTGTACAGCCTCCTTATTCTAGCCTTCTTCTATGAAGTTTTGGACAAGATCGACAGCTTCTACATGATGAACCACTATGCTCCACTTGTGATTATCATCTCACATGTGAGCCTCGGACTTGTGGCTTTCTCCCTGGATTCCTGGAGCACCTCTCGGGGCGACACAGCTCAGGCCCTGGGCACTGGGGCTGGGGCTGCTTTGGCTACCCATGTGAACTATCAGTTGGGGCTGCTAGTGGATCCACCGCTGACCTCGCTGCCTCTAACTTTACCATCAGTCAGCATTAGCTTGGTGGTTTTCTCCCTGTTGCGCTTCCTCATCGGAGTTGCTGTCCTCCTCGTCACGAGAATGGTTATGAAAGCACTGACTATTCCGTTCTTATGTCGACTGTTTGGACTGCCAACAGATGATTTAAGACAGGCGAGGCAGCACATGAAAGTAGAGCTGCCATACCGTTACATTGTCTACAGTGTTGTTGGTTTtagttgtgtctgtgtggtaCCTCTTCTCTTTAGGATCTTAAACCTTGCCTGA
- the abcd4 gene encoding ATP-binding cassette sub-family D member 4 isoform X3 has protein sequence MVLILLNSTLKSLDQYICNQMYVSWRKTLTESLHTAYFQGRVYYTLNVLREDIDNPDQRISQDTERLCKQMSTMASRLIVSPFTLTYYTYQCFHSTGWIGPVSIFGYFVIGTISNKMLMGPIVSTLFEQEKLEGDFRFKHMQIRVNAESAAFYRSGKVEHMRTDRRLQALLQTQKNLINKELWLYIGVNTFDYLGGFLSYIIIAIPIFTGIYDDLTPGELSALISKNAFVCIYLINGFSQLIDLSTTLSDVAGYTHRIGELREVMDDILHKQCDYDPASGECYDFDSDFNVHAGPADTAFILDHLSYKSPYSDELLVEDLSLKISQGTHLLVVGNTGTGKTSLLRVLNRLWEAHSGFVQMTTCFGPRGTLFLPQKPYLTDGTLREQVIYPLKDIYPASGSVDDDRIVKFLELAGVSSILKRTGGLDEKVDWNWYDVLSPGEMQRLCFARLFYLQPKYAVLDEATSALTEEAEAQLYRTCKQLGMTLVSLGHRSSLEKYHDVQLKLCGGGRWELTKLKDASGSLNLREEATTSL, from the exons ATGGTGCTCATTTTACTCAATTCCACA TTGAAAAGTCTCGACCAGTACATTTGCAATCAGATGTATGTTAGCTGGAGGAAGACGCTAACTGAGAGCCTCCACACAGCGTACTTCCAGGGCAGAGTCTATTACACACTTAATGTACTCAGAGAGGACATAGATAACCC AGACCAGCGAATCAGTCAGGATACAGAGAGGTTGTGTAAGCAGATGAGCACCATGGCCAGTCGTCTGATCGTGTCACCGTTCACACTGACTTACTACACCTACCAATGCTTTCACAG CACTGGCTGGATCGGCCCTGTGAGTATCTTTGGCTACTTTGTGATTGGGACCATTTCCAACAAAATGCTTATGGGGCCAATTGTGTCGACTCTGTTTGAGCAAGAAAAACTGGAAGGAGACTTCAG ATTCAAGCACATGCAGATCCGTGTCAACGCAGAGTCTGCAGCTTTTTACAG ATCTGGTAAAGTGGAACACATGAGGACTGACAGAAGACTGCAGGCTCTGCTGCAAACTCAAAAGAATCTAATAAACAAAGAGCTCTGGCTTTATA ttGGGGTGAATACTTTTGACTACCTCGGAGGTTTCCTCAGTTACATTATAATCGCCATCCCCATCTTCACTGGTATCTATGATGATCTTACTCCTGGCGAACTCAGCGCACTTATCAGCAAG AACGCCTTTGTGTGCATCTATTTGATAAATGGCTTCTCGCAGCTAATAGACCTGTCGACCACTCTGTCAGATGTTGCTGGATACACCCACAG GATCGGAGAGCTGAGGGAGGTGATGGATGACATCCTACACAAGCAGTGCGACTACGACCCGGCTTCGGGGGAATGTTACGACTTTGACAG TGACTTCAATGTGCACGCAGGCCCTGCGGATACTGCCTTCATCCTGGACCATCTTTCATACAAATCTCCTTATTCAGACGAGCTGCTGGTGGAGGATCTGAGTCTGAAAATCAGTCAGGGAACACATCTGCTGGTGGTGGGGAACACAGGGACCGGCAAGACGTCTCTCCTGAGGGTCCTCAACCGGCTCTGGGAGGCACACAGCG gtTTTGTCCAGATGACAACATGTTTTGGGCCCAGAGGAACCCTCTTCCTGCCACAAAAACCATATCTGACAGATGGCACACTTCGCGAACAG GTGATCTACCCACTGAAGGATATTTACCCTGCATCAG ggtcAGTGGACGATGACAGAATTGTTAAGTTCCTGGAGTTAGCTGGGGTG TCCAGTATCCTGAAGCGGACAGGTGGGCTGGATGAAAAAGTGGATTGGAACTG GTACGATGTTCTGTCTCCAGGAGAAATGCAGCGTCTCTGCTTTGCACGACTCTTCTACCTGCAGCCCAAATATGCAG TGTTGGACGAGGCCACCAGCGCTTTGACTGAGGAGGCAGAGGCACAGCTGTACCGAACATGTAAACAACTCGGCATGACTTTGGTCAGTCTGGGACACCGTAGCAGCTTGGAAAAG TACCATGATGTCCAGCTGAAACTCTGTGGAGGAGGCCGATGGGAGTTAACTAAGTTAAAAGACGCCAGCGGGAGCCTCAATCTCAGAGAAGAAGCCACAACATCTCTTTGA
- the abcd4 gene encoding ATP-binding cassette sub-family D member 4 isoform X1, giving the protein MPRLEKLNGRRTQRPKLDWRFVQRFCSIQKVLFPSWTSQNVLMFGTLLCVTLTEQLIIYQVGVLPSHFYNVLADKDSSGFKNLVVTAMVLILLNSTLKSLDQYICNQMYVSWRKTLTESLHTAYFQGRVYYTLNVLREDIDNPDQRISQDTERLCKQMSTMASRLIVSPFTLTYYTYQCFHSTGWIGPVSIFGYFVIGTISNKMLMGPIVSTLFEQEKLEGDFRFKHMQIRVNAESAAFYRSGKVEHMRTDRRLQALLQTQKNLINKELWLYIGVNTFDYLGGFLSYIIIAIPIFTGIYDDLTPGELSALISKNAFVCIYLINGFSQLIDLSTTLSDVAGYTHRIGELREVMDDILHKQCDYDPASGECYDFDSDFNVHAGPADTAFILDHLSYKSPYSDELLVEDLSLKISQGTHLLVVGNTGTGKTSLLRVLNRLWEAHSGFVQMTTCFGPRGTLFLPQKPYLTDGTLREQVIYPLKDIYPASGSVDDDRIVKFLELAGVSSILKRTGGLDEKVDWNWYDVLSPGEMQRLCFARLFYLQPKYAVLDEATSALTEEAEAQLYRTCKQLGMTLVSLGHRSSLEKYHDVQLKLCGGGRWELTKLKDASGSLNLREEATTSL; this is encoded by the exons ATGCCTCGTTTGGAAAAATTAAATGGCAGAAGGACACAAAG ACCAAAATTAGATTGGAGATTTGTACAGAGGTTCTGCAGCATCCAGAAGGTCCTGTTCCCATCATGGACGAGTCAAAATGTCCTGATGTTTGGGACGCTGCTTTGCGTCACTCTGACAG AGCAGCTGATCATTTACCAAGTAGGTGTCCTCCCCAGTCACTTCTACAATGTGCTGGCAGACAAAGATTCCTCAGGTTTCAAGAATCTGGTGGTCACAGCTATGGTGCTCATTTTACTCAATTCCACA TTGAAAAGTCTCGACCAGTACATTTGCAATCAGATGTATGTTAGCTGGAGGAAGACGCTAACTGAGAGCCTCCACACAGCGTACTTCCAGGGCAGAGTCTATTACACACTTAATGTACTCAGAGAGGACATAGATAACCC AGACCAGCGAATCAGTCAGGATACAGAGAGGTTGTGTAAGCAGATGAGCACCATGGCCAGTCGTCTGATCGTGTCACCGTTCACACTGACTTACTACACCTACCAATGCTTTCACAG CACTGGCTGGATCGGCCCTGTGAGTATCTTTGGCTACTTTGTGATTGGGACCATTTCCAACAAAATGCTTATGGGGCCAATTGTGTCGACTCTGTTTGAGCAAGAAAAACTGGAAGGAGACTTCAG ATTCAAGCACATGCAGATCCGTGTCAACGCAGAGTCTGCAGCTTTTTACAG ATCTGGTAAAGTGGAACACATGAGGACTGACAGAAGACTGCAGGCTCTGCTGCAAACTCAAAAGAATCTAATAAACAAAGAGCTCTGGCTTTATA ttGGGGTGAATACTTTTGACTACCTCGGAGGTTTCCTCAGTTACATTATAATCGCCATCCCCATCTTCACTGGTATCTATGATGATCTTACTCCTGGCGAACTCAGCGCACTTATCAGCAAG AACGCCTTTGTGTGCATCTATTTGATAAATGGCTTCTCGCAGCTAATAGACCTGTCGACCACTCTGTCAGATGTTGCTGGATACACCCACAG GATCGGAGAGCTGAGGGAGGTGATGGATGACATCCTACACAAGCAGTGCGACTACGACCCGGCTTCGGGGGAATGTTACGACTTTGACAG TGACTTCAATGTGCACGCAGGCCCTGCGGATACTGCCTTCATCCTGGACCATCTTTCATACAAATCTCCTTATTCAGACGAGCTGCTGGTGGAGGATCTGAGTCTGAAAATCAGTCAGGGAACACATCTGCTGGTGGTGGGGAACACAGGGACCGGCAAGACGTCTCTCCTGAGGGTCCTCAACCGGCTCTGGGAGGCACACAGCG gtTTTGTCCAGATGACAACATGTTTTGGGCCCAGAGGAACCCTCTTCCTGCCACAAAAACCATATCTGACAGATGGCACACTTCGCGAACAG GTGATCTACCCACTGAAGGATATTTACCCTGCATCAG ggtcAGTGGACGATGACAGAATTGTTAAGTTCCTGGAGTTAGCTGGGGTG TCCAGTATCCTGAAGCGGACAGGTGGGCTGGATGAAAAAGTGGATTGGAACTG GTACGATGTTCTGTCTCCAGGAGAAATGCAGCGTCTCTGCTTTGCACGACTCTTCTACCTGCAGCCCAAATATGCAG TGTTGGACGAGGCCACCAGCGCTTTGACTGAGGAGGCAGAGGCACAGCTGTACCGAACATGTAAACAACTCGGCATGACTTTGGTCAGTCTGGGACACCGTAGCAGCTTGGAAAAG TACCATGATGTCCAGCTGAAACTCTGTGGAGGAGGCCGATGGGAGTTAACTAAGTTAAAAGACGCCAGCGGGAGCCTCAATCTCAGAGAAGAAGCCACAACATCTCTTTGA
- the abcd4 gene encoding ATP-binding cassette sub-family D member 4 isoform X2, whose translation MFGTLLCVTLTEQLIIYQVGVLPSHFYNVLADKDSSGFKNLVVTAMVLILLNSTLKSLDQYICNQMYVSWRKTLTESLHTAYFQGRVYYTLNVLREDIDNPDQRISQDTERLCKQMSTMASRLIVSPFTLTYYTYQCFHSTGWIGPVSIFGYFVIGTISNKMLMGPIVSTLFEQEKLEGDFRFKHMQIRVNAESAAFYRSGKVEHMRTDRRLQALLQTQKNLINKELWLYIGVNTFDYLGGFLSYIIIAIPIFTGIYDDLTPGELSALISKNAFVCIYLINGFSQLIDLSTTLSDVAGYTHRIGELREVMDDILHKQCDYDPASGECYDFDSDFNVHAGPADTAFILDHLSYKSPYSDELLVEDLSLKISQGTHLLVVGNTGTGKTSLLRVLNRLWEAHSGFVQMTTCFGPRGTLFLPQKPYLTDGTLREQVIYPLKDIYPASGSVDDDRIVKFLELAGVSSILKRTGGLDEKVDWNWYDVLSPGEMQRLCFARLFYLQPKYAVLDEATSALTEEAEAQLYRTCKQLGMTLVSLGHRSSLEKYHDVQLKLCGGGRWELTKLKDASGSLNLREEATTSL comes from the exons ATGTTTGGGACGCTGCTTTGCGTCACTCTGACAG AGCAGCTGATCATTTACCAAGTAGGTGTCCTCCCCAGTCACTTCTACAATGTGCTGGCAGACAAAGATTCCTCAGGTTTCAAGAATCTGGTGGTCACAGCTATGGTGCTCATTTTACTCAATTCCACA TTGAAAAGTCTCGACCAGTACATTTGCAATCAGATGTATGTTAGCTGGAGGAAGACGCTAACTGAGAGCCTCCACACAGCGTACTTCCAGGGCAGAGTCTATTACACACTTAATGTACTCAGAGAGGACATAGATAACCC AGACCAGCGAATCAGTCAGGATACAGAGAGGTTGTGTAAGCAGATGAGCACCATGGCCAGTCGTCTGATCGTGTCACCGTTCACACTGACTTACTACACCTACCAATGCTTTCACAG CACTGGCTGGATCGGCCCTGTGAGTATCTTTGGCTACTTTGTGATTGGGACCATTTCCAACAAAATGCTTATGGGGCCAATTGTGTCGACTCTGTTTGAGCAAGAAAAACTGGAAGGAGACTTCAG ATTCAAGCACATGCAGATCCGTGTCAACGCAGAGTCTGCAGCTTTTTACAG ATCTGGTAAAGTGGAACACATGAGGACTGACAGAAGACTGCAGGCTCTGCTGCAAACTCAAAAGAATCTAATAAACAAAGAGCTCTGGCTTTATA ttGGGGTGAATACTTTTGACTACCTCGGAGGTTTCCTCAGTTACATTATAATCGCCATCCCCATCTTCACTGGTATCTATGATGATCTTACTCCTGGCGAACTCAGCGCACTTATCAGCAAG AACGCCTTTGTGTGCATCTATTTGATAAATGGCTTCTCGCAGCTAATAGACCTGTCGACCACTCTGTCAGATGTTGCTGGATACACCCACAG GATCGGAGAGCTGAGGGAGGTGATGGATGACATCCTACACAAGCAGTGCGACTACGACCCGGCTTCGGGGGAATGTTACGACTTTGACAG TGACTTCAATGTGCACGCAGGCCCTGCGGATACTGCCTTCATCCTGGACCATCTTTCATACAAATCTCCTTATTCAGACGAGCTGCTGGTGGAGGATCTGAGTCTGAAAATCAGTCAGGGAACACATCTGCTGGTGGTGGGGAACACAGGGACCGGCAAGACGTCTCTCCTGAGGGTCCTCAACCGGCTCTGGGAGGCACACAGCG gtTTTGTCCAGATGACAACATGTTTTGGGCCCAGAGGAACCCTCTTCCTGCCACAAAAACCATATCTGACAGATGGCACACTTCGCGAACAG GTGATCTACCCACTGAAGGATATTTACCCTGCATCAG ggtcAGTGGACGATGACAGAATTGTTAAGTTCCTGGAGTTAGCTGGGGTG TCCAGTATCCTGAAGCGGACAGGTGGGCTGGATGAAAAAGTGGATTGGAACTG GTACGATGTTCTGTCTCCAGGAGAAATGCAGCGTCTCTGCTTTGCACGACTCTTCTACCTGCAGCCCAAATATGCAG TGTTGGACGAGGCCACCAGCGCTTTGACTGAGGAGGCAGAGGCACAGCTGTACCGAACATGTAAACAACTCGGCATGACTTTGGTCAGTCTGGGACACCGTAGCAGCTTGGAAAAG TACCATGATGTCCAGCTGAAACTCTGTGGAGGAGGCCGATGGGAGTTAACTAAGTTAAAAGACGCCAGCGGGAGCCTCAATCTCAGAGAAGAAGCCACAACATCTCTTTGA